The genomic stretch ACGATTCTTTATGCTGCAGCTTTTGATGCCAACGGTGGTGTTTTTGAACCTTTATTTACTGAAGATGATGCTATTATTTCAGATGAATTGAATCATGCATCTATCATTGATGGGGTGCGTCTTTGTAAGGCAGCAAGATACCGCTATAAAAACAATAATATGGCTGATCTTGAAGCACAGTTAATTGCTGCTTCAGAAAAAAATCACCGTTTTAAAATTATCGTAACCGATGGAGTTTTCTCTATGGACGGTATTGTAGCAGATTTAAAAGGAGTTTGTGATCTTGCTGATAAATATGACGCTTTGGTAATGGTTGATGATTCTCACGCAACCGGATTTATCGGAAAAACAGGAAGAGGAACTCATGAAGCTAATGAAGTAATGGGTAGAGTAGATATTATTACTTCTACATTAGGAAAAGCTTTAGGAGGTGCTTTAGGAGGATTTACTTCCGGTAAAAAAGAGATCATCGATATGCTGAGACAACGTTCCCGTCCTTACTTATTCTCTAACTCATTAGCGCCAGGAATTGTGGGAGCTGCTTTGAAGGTATTGGATATGATCTCTGATGATACTACACTTCGTGATAAAGTAATGGAAAATGCAGACTATTTCAGAACAGAAATGAAAGCTAAAGGTTTTGATATTCCTGATGGTGATGCTGCCATTGTTCCGGTAATGCTTTACGATGCACCACTTTCTCAGAAAATGGCAGAAAAGCTAATGGATGAGGGGATTTATGTAATCGGATTCTTCTATCCGGTAGTGCCGAAAGGAAAAGCAAGAATCAGAGTTCAGCTATCTGCGGCTCATACAAAAGAGCACTTGGATAAAGCGATTGCTGCTTTTGAAAAGGTAGGAAAAGAATTGGGAGTGATCTCTTAATTTCTGAGTTGAATACAATCAATGAAATATAAGCTTCGGCTCGGGCGGCTTTGCCGCCCCGAGCCGAAGTATTTTTTTATATAAGTGTACTATTCAATAACTTTTGACCGGAATATTAGCTTTTCCCAATCAAAAGAAAATTATTTTTAAAAATTATATAATAAGCTTATCTTTGCTGTTAATTTTTTCTGAATGCTTTATACAATCATCAAAGCACTGCACATCATATTTATGGTAAGTTATTTTGCGGGAATTTTTTATCTCGTGAGAATCTTTGTTTACTATAAGGATACCGATGAATTTCCTGAAGAAAAAAAGAGAATTCTGAGGGAGCAGTATACATTTATGGCCAGAAGGCTGTGGAATATTATCACCGTTCCTGCCGGAGTCATCATGGCGGTATGCGGATTGGTTATGATCTTTTTAAATCCGGGACTCATGAAAATGGGCTGGTTTCATTTAAAACTGACTTTCCTGATCGGGCTTGCCATCTATCATTACTGGTGCTGGAAAAAA from Chryseobacterium indologenes encodes the following:
- a CDS encoding CopD family protein, with product MLYTIIKALHIIFMVSYFAGIFYLVRIFVYYKDTDEFPEEKKRILREQYTFMARRLWNIITVPAGVIMAVCGLVMIFLNPGLMKMGWFHLKLTFLIGLAIYHYWCWKKVLKLKVLNGNTLETANIKLRQANEIATFILFLVVFTVILKSMVIEYWWQLIAGFFVLVFLIMMTVKLVNKNKKKK
- the kbl gene encoding glycine C-acetyltransferase, encoding MISEKYLQHLQNELQNIENDGLYKRERIITSQQSAEIEANGKKLLNFCANNYLGLSNNPEVMKASQDMIQSHGYGMSSVRFICGTQDIHKELEKKIADFLGLEDTILYAAAFDANGGVFEPLFTEDDAIISDELNHASIIDGVRLCKAARYRYKNNNMADLEAQLIAASEKNHRFKIIVTDGVFSMDGIVADLKGVCDLADKYDALVMVDDSHATGFIGKTGRGTHEANEVMGRVDIITSTLGKALGGALGGFTSGKKEIIDMLRQRSRPYLFSNSLAPGIVGAALKVLDMISDDTTLRDKVMENADYFRTEMKAKGFDIPDGDAAIVPVMLYDAPLSQKMAEKLMDEGIYVIGFFYPVVPKGKARIRVQLSAAHTKEHLDKAIAAFEKVGKELGVIS